The sequence CAGATATTAGCTGTAGTGTTACAAATCTCCTCTCCAAAGAGACCAGCAAATTTTGTAAAACatacatttggaaaaaaaaatcagattttgatttttttaacttcccaggttttttttttttttgtaagttcCTGTCATCTTTACGCTTTGCACCTAACGAAATGCAACTCAGTGTTCTCTCCAAGGTGACAGTAATAATGATTTATAATTAACCTACAATAATGTGAAAGACCGATAAGGTCATCCAGTTGATGAGCCATTTCTAAAGGTCCCTCTGCCAGACATCGAGCGTTACTTCCATTCTGCCCTTGAAGCTCTAcattttgcatattttacaGCTGTGTGtagcaacacaaacaaaactgctTGGCCTAAAAGAGATTTTTACCTTTCCTAAATGAGGATTGTGAGCAGACACCTAATCATCGCTGCTACAAGCAAGAATTTACTTGATTATCCTTGCTGTCGAAGTTAGAATctaatgtttatttacaattacCTTCACAGATGTTCATTTTCCATAATGTGACCATCACTTATCCAGCAAACTTCACTCAGTGCACCACTAGGGGAAGCTTCAACACTCACTGGCAGGAAACCGCCTACAACATGTTCACCTTCTCCTGGCTCTTCCTGCTGCCATTGGCCATTATGATCATCTGTTACACCAGGATCTTCATCCACATCTCCAAGCAGATGATAAAGAAGAACGGTAACTACACAAATCACACACTGCTGCTCACTTGCTGGAATAGCCCAGAGACTAAACAAGGACAGGAAATGGGACACCCTAATGATGATTTCAGGACTCTTGtgcttctgttttctcttctgccaTTTGTTTtgtgctatttattttttgccagccCATTAATCATTAGCATGGCACCTTTTCACAACCGCCAGGgttgtgaaaaagaaaacgttGTTGGTTATAATGAACAGGAATGATGCAATGTGCCCAGAATTTCTGATGTCCtgatgaggattttttttttatccctaaaaCCAATGAGTCACTCAAGAATAGGCACTTGCCGATGCAGGGTCACACTCCAATACTTTATTAAGCTCAGTCCTGTGTATATGCTTGAAAACCAGATAACTTTTATGCAGCAGATATACCTGACTCACACTTAAAGGAAAAGACCTCAATAAACTCAGGCCTTGTTCCTGCTGACaacgttttcacacagaacACTTTGCTGTTTTGCTAGGCAAAACATGATTTGTTGATAAAAGGGTTACAACATGTTTCAGTGTATTTTCCGTTAAGCATACGTGGACAAAACTTGGAGAAAAAGGCTTTCTCTTGCTTCATAAACAGCTCTTTGCTTTGAGCATAATAAACTTTAACAACCGgtgtttcagctgctttctCTCCTACACAGATAGTTGTCTCAGAAAATCTGAGGACAGCTGGTCACATGACCCAGACCAAcagcaaatgttatttatatagcaactTTCTTcacataaaaatacaatttagagcgtttaaaagaacatttaaaagagAAATTCACAATTAAACTAGAatacaaaaacataataaaaatagaaactgcAGCAGACAATACAGCCTGCTTTTAACTGATTGATGTAGATATTttgttagataaaaaaataaaaaaataacacgcacagcctaaaataagatttaataaGCAGTACACTTGAAACTAATTAGCAGAGCAAATTGCAGCTTCATGAATTGCTGGCAGTGTGTTTGATTAAATCAACAGTAGACCAACTACAGGTATCTAAAGTCTAATTTAATCAGAGTTTTCTAAACCAGCCCTTATAAAATTATGTGATCTGACCTCCATCTGATCAAATTTCAGTTTTCAAAGTATAGGCTCTCAAAGGTGTACACCCCCTGTTAAAGTGAAGCTGGGTGACTTctaactttttaaagttttgaaatTATATGCTGTGGTCTTGATGCTGTCGATTTACCAGGTGTGTGTTCAtctgtattcaattcaattcaattcaattcaattcaattcaattcaattcaattcaattcaattcaattcaattcaattcaattcaattcaattcaattcaattcaattcaattcaattcaattcaattcaattcaattcaattcaattcaattttatttatatagccccaattcatgaaacatgtcatctcaaggcactttacaaagtcaaaatcaatcatattgattgatcaGATtgatcctatataagggaaccagttgattgcatcaaagtcccgacaagcagcattcactactGGGGAatcgtagagccacagggagagtcgtctgcattgtccatggctttgctgcaatccctcatactgagcaagcatgaagcaacagtggaaagaaaaactccccattaacaggaaggaaaacctccagcagaaccgggctcagtatgaacggtcatctgcctcgaccgactgggggttacagaagacagagcagagacacaacaagagagacaaaaagcacagaagcacacattgatccagtaatctgttctacattagatggtagtagtgggtgatctgtcttctctggatgatgtcacagttaacagaacgccagaccaggtgtacctactatgaagaaaaaagagagagaacaaaaagttaaaagctgaaatgacgatagtcatttcaatgtaatacaatgcaaaactggagaacagtagaactcagcagagagagagaaatagatcctgatgtcctccagtagcctacgtctatagcagcataactatcgaggtagctcagagtaacatgagccactctaactataagctttgtcaaaaaggaaagttttaagcctagtcttaaaagtagacagggtgtctgcctcatggaccaaaactgggagttggttccacaggagaggagcctgatagctaaaggatctgcctcccattctacttttagagactctaggaaccaccagcagacctgcagtctgagagcgaagtgctctgttaggaacatacggggtaatcagagctctgatatatgatggagcttgattattaagggctttatacgttagaagaagaattttaaattctattcttgatttaacaggaagccaatgaagggaagctaaaattggagaaatatgatccctcttgttgattttcatcagaactcttgctgcagcattttggatcagctgaagactttgaactgcattttttggacttcctgatagcaaagaattacaatagtccagccttgaagtaacaaatgcatttatgtattcatttattacACGGATAACAGATGTCCACTTTTCCTCTAGAGTCTTCTGATGAACCACATCTCCGTTGCTCGAAGAACAACATCCCAAAAGCTCGAATGAAAACCCTCAAGATGAGCATCGTCATTGTGGTCTCCTTCATAGTGTGCTGGACTCCGTACTACCTGTTGGGACTTTGGTACTGGTTCTTCCCTGACGACCTGGAGGGAAAAGTCTCGCACTCCCTCACCCACATCCTGTTTATCTTTGGGCTCTTCAACACCTGCCTCGACCCCATCATCTACGGTCTGTTCACCGTACGCTTCAACAGAAGACAGAGGAACGACTACAGCAGGGCCACTATAATGTCTGGGTTGGACGCCAACAAGGTGACAGGGGAGTCCGTGAAATATGCTCTAGCCGCTCTACCCTCTAAAGGAGGGTCTGCAGAGGGTGAACAGGACAGCAAATCTGGGCAAAGTGAGCAGAAATCCACTAACAGCAGACTCTGAATGCATTCAGCCATTATGGACACGGACAAGTGTTATGTCGTCACCAAAAGCAATATGTGAAGAGAAATAAACACCAACAAGCAAGACAACAGATTGAATATGTCTTGTTGTAACAGTTACAGATATTTCTCCCTCATTTTAACTGGACTTATTTCTTTCACTCACATCCAATATGCATGTGTAAATGTATCTATTTCACACGTATGCAGATTTCTGTTCATAAGTGCTGCTTTGAGTGGTGAACCACTAGAAGGTTGATAATATTTGACAGGTTCTCTCTGCATATTCTCCATGCATACTGTCTGAAAATAGCTTCAGTATTGGGTCATTGCTAGATACGGGAGACTTTTTGTATTTAGTCAACGGTCCATACAGTTTCTACAGGTCGTAAAAGTGCTTAAAGGACTGCCTGCCTCAGATTATTAGATGATCAAAATTGAGtgctttgaaaaagtattcacactttCTCCACACCTTGATAATTTGCAATGTGTATTTTGTCAAGATTTTTTGTTCATAGGCCAACACTTGGTGCAGCATAATTGTAAaatgagagacttttaaaaatattttttataaataataacaTGGAAACTCGATTGGTCATATGTATTGAGTCCAAATTGAATGCTCTGTTTAACTTCTTTTTGTTGTATTcatattcttctttgcaaaaaagcTCAAGCTTAGTCAGATTTGATggtgacaaaagaaagaaaaaaacatgccctctatacacacacacacacacacacacacacacacacacacacacacacacacacacacacacacacacacacacacacacatatatatatatatatatatatatatatatatatatatatatatatatatatatatatataaatataggcCTCACATTGTGGTAGTTAGGGCGCACAGTGAGTGAAAACCCAAGGAGACATAAGTAAACTGATAAAGTTCACTCTGCCAATGCTGTCATAAACAAAACTAACTTACCAGCAATGAAACAGTATTTCAACTTGCTGACTC comes from Fundulus heteroclitus isolate FHET01 chromosome 4, MU-UCD_Fhet_4.1, whole genome shotgun sequence and encodes:
- the LOC105934126 gene encoding gonadotropin-releasing hormone II receptor; translated protein: MNASSCCDPPVIMYQQSSGSDLNASCDLLASNCSWTAVDRTPQLPTFSTAAKVRVIVTFILCGISSLCNLAVLWAASGHRRKSHVRVLIVNLTAADLLVTLIVMPVDAAWNITVQWLAGDLACRFLMFLKLLAMYSCAFVTVVISLDRQSAILNPLLISMAPKRNRIMLMMAWTMSALLSVPQMFIFHNVTITYPANFTQCTTRGSFNTHWQETAYNMFTFSWLFLLPLAIMIICYTRIFIHISKQMIKKNESSDEPHLRCSKNNIPKARMKTLKMSIVIVVSFIVCWTPYYLLGLWYWFFPDDLEGKVSHSLTHILFIFGLFNTCLDPIIYGLFTVRFNRRQRNDYSRATIMSGLDANKVTGESVKYALAALPSKGGSAEGEQDSKSGQSEQKSTNSRL